One stretch of Chryseobacterium sp. LJ668 DNA includes these proteins:
- a CDS encoding VOC family protein produces MKSKMIWANFAVENLDRTTEFYTNLGFRSNGKSNELTSFFFSDTNFVIHFFLKDILEKNTNVLFSKNENLNEIIFTLSAGTKEEIDEWAENVKNEGGKIESEPKEFGDNYYGFTFSDPDGHKFNVFMM; encoded by the coding sequence ATGAAAAGTAAAATGATCTGGGCAAACTTTGCCGTTGAAAATCTTGACCGTACTACCGAGTTTTATACAAATTTAGGCTTCAGATCTAATGGCAAGTCCAATGAACTGACAAGCTTTTTCTTTAGCGACACCAACTTTGTCATCCATTTTTTCCTTAAAGATATTTTGGAAAAAAACACAAACGTACTATTTTCAAAGAATGAGAATTTAAACGAAATTATTTTCACTTTGTCAGCTGGAACAAAAGAAGAAATCGATGAATGGGCAGAAAATGTGAAAAATGAAGGCGGAAAAATAGAATCGGAACCGAAAGAATTTGGAGATAATTATTATGGGTTTACTTTTTCAGATCCGGATGGTCATAAATTTAATGTTTTTATGATGTGA
- a CDS encoding M16 family metallopeptidase — protein sequence MKKIFISLSFFFMINAAAQKFDTQTVTDGQGYTYETVKNDQAGVRVYTLKNGLKVYLAKNDDAPRIQTYVPVRTGSNNDPSDNTGLAHYLEHMVFKGTSHLGTQDWAKEKVLLQQISDLYEQHKAEKDPEKKKLLYKKIDEVSQDASKYAIANEYDKAISSLGATGTNAHTWLDETVYKNNIPANELEKWLKVEKERFSELVLRLFHTELEAVYEEYNRAQDNDSRLVNYALMEALFPKHPNGQQTTIGTSEHLKSPSMVAIHKYFDTYYVPNNMAVVLVGDLDFDTTIKLVDQYFGSFKYKELPMKKMVSEEPMTQVVTRTVKSPSAPRMTMAWRSDSYGTKDARLASMVGEILSNSGDAGLIDLNISQKQKVLSAGAYESPYKTYGAFTLYVVPKDGQSFDEAKKLLLGQIDLVKKGQFPDWMLKAIVNDMKVQRMKGWETADGLATTLYNAYINERTWQQELDEINDYEKITKADIVKFANEFFKDNYVVVYKEKGVNDKLVRVQNPAITPIKLNREAQSPFLKDILGTKAGDIKPQFVDYKTAIATNEIKDKKVSFVKNKYNKVAQVNYIFPFGTDNDKELGIAVSVLQYLGTDKYTPEQLKEEFYKLGISNNFRTSNDQTIITLSGLESNMQKGVELMNHWMMNVKADKAIYDQTVKTILESREVAKKDKTRIMAALSNYAKYGKDSRMTDVVSKQRLESINVNELMSKIKTLNQYPYEIFIYGEDQKGLEKAVKPFIANAKIQPAKAKVYAEPTTEGKVYFTAYDMVQMEMAKVAKAQNVDLTNFGKVNVFNEYFGRGLSSIVFQEIRESKSLAYSAYVSYATASEKDHPNYVTNYIGTQANKLPLAVNAMSDLMADFPQIPAQFENSKGSALKQIASNRVNRTNIFYNQLALKKLGVDYDIRKDIYAEIQNLSLPQLTSFYNAEIKPLKYNTAIIGKKENLNMESINKMGEFKEVTLEEIFGY from the coding sequence ATGAAGAAAATTTTTATTTCTCTTTCATTCTTTTTCATGATCAATGCAGCTGCGCAAAAATTTGACACACAGACAGTGACCGACGGTCAAGGTTATACGTATGAAACTGTGAAAAATGATCAGGCGGGAGTGAGAGTCTATACTTTAAAAAACGGATTGAAAGTGTATCTCGCAAAGAACGACGATGCACCGAGAATCCAAACATATGTGCCTGTGAGAACGGGTTCAAACAATGATCCTAGTGACAATACAGGTTTGGCGCACTACCTTGAACATATGGTTTTCAAAGGAACTTCACATTTGGGAACGCAGGATTGGGCAAAAGAAAAAGTTTTGCTTCAACAAATCTCTGATCTTTATGAGCAGCACAAAGCTGAAAAAGATCCTGAAAAGAAAAAATTGCTTTACAAAAAGATCGATGAGGTATCTCAGGACGCTTCAAAATACGCTATTGCGAATGAATATGACAAAGCTATTTCATCATTAGGAGCAACAGGAACTAACGCTCATACCTGGTTAGACGAAACAGTTTACAAAAATAATATTCCGGCAAACGAACTGGAGAAATGGCTGAAAGTTGAAAAAGAACGTTTCTCAGAATTGGTTCTAAGACTTTTCCATACAGAACTGGAGGCAGTGTATGAAGAATACAACAGAGCTCAGGATAACGACAGCCGTCTGGTAAATTATGCTTTGATGGAAGCTCTCTTCCCTAAACATCCAAACGGACAGCAGACAACGATCGGTACTTCAGAACATTTGAAAAGCCCTTCAATGGTGGCAATTCACAAATATTTTGACACATATTATGTGCCTAATAATATGGCGGTTGTTTTAGTTGGGGATCTAGATTTCGACACAACGATAAAACTAGTCGATCAATATTTCGGGTCGTTCAAATACAAAGAACTTCCAATGAAGAAAATGGTTTCTGAAGAGCCAATGACTCAGGTGGTAACAAGAACTGTAAAAAGTCCGTCTGCACCTAGAATGACGATGGCTTGGAGATCTGATTCTTACGGGACCAAAGATGCGAGATTAGCAAGTATGGTTGGTGAAATCTTAAGCAACAGTGGAGACGCAGGTTTAATTGATTTAAATATTAGTCAAAAGCAAAAAGTGCTAAGCGCAGGTGCTTATGAATCTCCTTACAAAACTTACGGAGCATTTACGTTATACGTTGTGCCGAAAGATGGGCAAAGTTTTGATGAGGCTAAAAAATTGTTGCTTGGACAGATTGATTTAGTTAAAAAAGGTCAGTTTCCCGATTGGATGCTGAAAGCCATCGTCAACGATATGAAAGTTCAGCGAATGAAGGGCTGGGAAACCGCAGATGGTTTGGCAACAACGCTTTACAATGCCTACATTAACGAAAGAACGTGGCAGCAGGAATTAGACGAGATTAATGATTATGAAAAAATCACTAAAGCAGATATCGTGAAATTTGCGAATGAGTTTTTCAAAGATAATTATGTTGTCGTTTATAAAGAAAAAGGAGTGAATGACAAATTGGTTCGTGTACAGAATCCTGCAATTACACCTATCAAACTAAACAGAGAAGCTCAATCGCCTTTTCTTAAAGATATTTTGGGTACAAAAGCCGGAGACATCAAACCTCAGTTTGTTGATTACAAAACCGCAATCGCTACAAACGAAATTAAAGATAAGAAAGTAAGCTTTGTTAAAAACAAATACAATAAAGTTGCTCAGGTCAATTATATTTTCCCTTTCGGAACTGATAACGACAAAGAATTGGGTATAGCAGTCAGTGTTTTGCAGTATCTTGGAACTGATAAGTACACCCCTGAACAGCTGAAAGAAGAATTCTATAAACTGGGAATTTCCAATAATTTCAGAACTTCAAACGACCAGACCATTATCACTTTAAGCGGATTGGAAAGCAATATGCAGAAAGGCGTAGAATTGATGAATCATTGGATGATGAATGTAAAAGCTGACAAAGCTATCTATGATCAAACGGTGAAAACTATATTAGAATCGAGAGAAGTTGCTAAAAAAGATAAAACCAGAATTATGGCGGCTCTATCTAATTATGCTAAATATGGGAAGGATTCGAGAATGACGGACGTTGTGTCAAAACAAAGGCTGGAAAGCATTAACGTGAACGAACTGATGTCAAAAATTAAGACATTAAACCAATATCCTTACGAGATTTTCATCTACGGGGAAGACCAGAAAGGTTTGGAAAAAGCAGTTAAACCATTCATTGCTAATGCGAAAATACAGCCTGCAAAAGCTAAAGTATATGCAGAACCTACCACGGAAGGGAAAGTATATTTCACAGCTTACGATATGGTACAAATGGAAATGGCTAAAGTTGCCAAAGCTCAGAATGTTGACTTAACCAACTTTGGTAAAGTCAACGTATTCAACGAATATTTCGGCCGCGGACTGTCGTCTATCGTTTTCCAGGAGATCAGAGAAAGTAAGTCGTTGGCATATTCAGCATATGTTTCTTACGCAACGGCTTCTGAAAAAGATCACCCGAATTATGTGACCAACTATATTGGAACGCAGGCCAACAAATTACCTCTTGCGGTAAACGCAATGAGCGATCTGATGGCGGATTTTCCTCAGATTCCGGCACAGTTTGAAAATTCAAAAGGGTCGGCGTTGAAGCAGATTGCATCAAACAGAGTCAACAGAACCAATATTTTCTACAACCAATTGGCATTGAAAAAATTGGGTGTTGATTATGATATCAGAAAAGATATCTATGCAGAGATCCAGAATTTAAGTTTACCTCAACTAACAAGCTTCTACAACGCTGAAATTAAACCATTGAAGTACAACACTGCCATTATCGGGAAAAAAGAAAACCTGAATATGGAATCAATCAACAAAATGGGAGAATTCAAAGAAGTGACCCTTGAAGAAATCTTCGGATATTAA
- a CDS encoding ABC transporter permease, giving the protein MELQEQNMINIHHFLPHREPMLMVDYILELTQEKAETSFEITAENIFVHNNEFVEAGLIEHSAQTSSSILGQSFFANPESDTQVIGFITNIKKIEIFGLPKVGDKIISKASMISQYENICQIFCETFLGDNLLIRTEISLFIQELKS; this is encoded by the coding sequence ATGGAATTACAAGAACAAAACATGATCAATATCCACCATTTTTTACCTCATCGTGAACCGATGCTGATGGTTGATTATATTCTTGAGCTGACTCAGGAAAAAGCAGAAACTTCTTTTGAGATCACTGCAGAGAATATATTTGTTCACAACAATGAATTTGTAGAAGCTGGTCTTATCGAGCATTCTGCACAGACCTCATCCTCGATTCTCGGACAAAGTTTTTTCGCAAATCCTGAATCAGATACTCAAGTGATTGGTTTTATCACGAATATCAAAAAGATTGAAATCTTTGGTTTGCCGAAAGTGGGTGATAAAATTATTTCAAAGGCTTCTATGATTTCTCAATATGAAAACATCTGCCAGATTTTCTGTGAAACGTTTTTAGGAGATAATTTATTGATTCGTACAGAGATCAGTCTGTTTATCCAAGAATTGAAATCGTAG